In Spirochaeta thermophila DSM 6578, the DNA window GGGGCACAAGCGTGGTTGGGAATAGGGGATCTGGGGATTCAGCCGTCCGAGTTCATGAAGGTGGCAACGATCCTTGTGCTCGCCCACTTCCTCGAGGAAAGGGCTGGCGAAGTCACATCGTTGAAGGTGTTCGGACAGGCGTTTCTCATTGTGATGATTCCCGTCGTGGTGATACTGCTGCAGCCCGATTTTGGAACTGCGATGGTGTACATCCCCATCTTCCTCACGATGAGTTTCGTAGCGGGTACCCCCATCCGTTATATCGTATTCTGGGGACTCGTAGGAGTGCTTTCCCTGTTCTGGACTGTCTTCCCATGGATGGTCGAGATCTTCCATCTCTCTCCTCTCTATGCCGAGATCTTCGCAGGGTCCCTCAGTCCCTTCATTCTCCTCGGAACAGGAGTTGTACTCCTTCTCCTTCTGGCAGGGTATTTCATTACAAAGTCGCGGGCCTTCTATTGGGGCAGCTTTTTCTGTGCGCTGTTGCTGATCCCGCTTGTCCTCTCTTTTCCCGTCCGAGGATTCCTCAAGGAATACCAGATCATGCGCCTCATCGTTTTTCTCGATCCTTATGTCGATGCACGAGGAGCCGGATGGAATATCATACAATCCTTGACCGCCATAGGATCCGGAGGAATCTGGGGCAAGGGATTCCTTCAGGGAACCCAGAGTCACTATCAATACCTTCCCCAACAGAGTACCGATTTCATATTTTCGATCCTTGCGGAGGAGTGGGGATTTGTGGGAGCGGTCGGTCTGTTTTTCCTCTACCTCGTGATACTCGTACGGATTTTCAGGACGGCGGTCCTTGCCCCTGACGTTTTTGGGAGGTTGATCGCGGCAGGGATCGGGGGGATGTTCCTGTTCCATTTCATGGTCAATGTGGGGATGACATTGGGCATCATGCCCATTACGGGTATCCCTCTGTTCCTTGTCTCGTATGGGGGATCTTCCCTCTGGACCGCTTTGATCTCTGTGGGCATGGTTCTCAATATCTACAGGAACAGATATACTGCCTGACATGGGGTATGCCTTCGATCGTTTGAGAAAAGCGCTTCACTCTGTGCGGCAGCCTGGGAGATACGTCGGTGGTGAATACGGTGCAATCACGGAGGAGTTTTCTCCGGATGATCTCACCATTGCCATCTGTTTCCCCGATCTCTATGAGATCGGAATGTCCAATACCGCTATATACTATCTGTATGATCTCCTCAATCGCATCCCGGGTGTGCACTGTGAGAGGGTCTTTGCACCCGCCCCTGACTTTGAGCGATCCCTTTCGGATCATGGATTACTCTTGTACGGCCTCGAGACACGTACCCCTCTTCGAGAGTTCGATATCGTGGCGATATCTGTTGGATACGAACTCGGTTTCACCAATATAGCTACCATACTTCGAGCGGGTGGTGTGGCTGTAGAAGGAGCACGCCGGAGTCTTGCCGGAGATCCGGTGATACTCATGGGGGGGCCTGGAGCCACGAATCCCCTTCCGTTTGCTTCCTTGGTCGATGCTGTGTTCATCGGCGAATTCGAGGCCATCTATCCTGATCTCCTCTATCGTCTCAGAGACGAGAAGAGAAAGGGGGGAGACAGAGATGCCATTCTGCAGGTCCTCGGCGAGGACCCCCACGTGTGGATGCCGGGCAAGCAGAAGGCAAAGCGTGCGATCTGGATGGGATTCGGAGAACCCCGGATCTATTCGTATCGACCTGTTCCGAATATACCCGCGGTGCAGGATCATGCAGTGGTGGAAATCATGAGGGGTTGCCCACAGGGATGCAGGTTTTGCCATGCAGGGATCTTCTACAGGCCCCAGAGGGTGAAGTCTCCTTCCGCGATCCATGAGGAGGTGAGACATCTCCACGAAAATCTCGGTTACAGGGAGATCACCCTTGCTTCTCTCAGCAGCGGGGATTATCCCGGGATCTTCGACCTCGTCAGGTCACTCAATCGGGAGTTTGCAGGGAGACATCTCAGTTTCTCCCTGCCTTCTTTGAAGGTCAGTACATTTGCCCTGGAGCTGCTCGAAGAGATAGGAAAGGGCAAAAAGAGTGGACTCACGTTTGCCGTAGAAACGCCTTATCCTGAGGGACAGAGGGGGCTCAACAAAGAGGTTGAGTTGGAGAAAGTGATTTCCATACTCCAGCGAGCGAAGGAGAAAGGATGGCGGTTGGCGAAGTTCTACTTCATGGTAGGGCTCCCGTATTCGATCGAAGACGAGAGAGAAGCTGAGCGAATCGTGGAATACATAGAAACGATCTCTCGTGCAACGCGTATTTCCATTCATATGAACATCGGCACCTTTGTCCCCAAACCCCATACACCTTTCCAATGGGCTCCTCAGCTCTCCTATGAGGAGGCGAAGAGAAGGATCTTCCAGGTGAGGGACCGTCTCAAGAGATACAAGTGGGTGAAAGTGGGTTTCCACAATCCGCTTCAGTCAGTACTTGAAGGGCTTCTTTCCAGAGGTGATGAAAGGGTAGGGGCTCTCTTCCTGGAGGCATGGGAGAGGGGTGCCCGCTTCGAAGCATGGGATGAGTATCTGAACGAAGAACTCTGGATGAGCCTCCTCGAACGGGAAAAACAGCTTGTAGAGGAGGTGCTCAGAGGACGTCCGGAAAGTGGTGAGCTCCCCTGGGGATGCGTGGACCTGGGAGTCAGTCGTCACTTTCTCAAGAGGGAGTGGAAACGAGCGCAGAAGGGTGAGATGACCGCTCCTTGCGATGTGCCTTGTGATCATGCGTGTGGGGTGTGCTCTCGAAAGGTCCATCTGAAACATACCCCGGAAGAACCTCTCCAGCCTTCTTCGAATGCTCGAGTCTCTTCAACGGAAGACATCGGGATAGCGTCCACCTACAAGCCTCATCATTCGGACGACTTGGAAGAAGTGTTGATTTTCTTCGAGAAAAAAGGGGGGCTTTCTTATGTTCCTCATCGAGCGATGCTTGGAGTGTTCGAACGATCCTTTATCAGGGCCGGGATGAGGATAGAGTATTCCAGAGGTTTCAGCCCGCATCCAAGGATGGAATTCCTGAGGCCTCTTCCGGTTGCGGTCTCTTCGCTATGTGAAGTGGTGAGACTTCGTGCTGCGCTTTCGACACTACCCGATCATGGGACCCTGGCAGACAGTTTTCCTCCAGGGATCGATGTGTGGGGTATAGTGAAAAAGAATTTTTCCGGATCTCTCACTCCTCTCTATGCAGGAGAGCTCTACAGATTGAGCGGCATAGATCACAAACAACTTGAGCATGTCTTGGAAAAGATACAACACGCTGAGAGAGGTGCCTCTTCTCCGGAGGTGCTTCCCGAATTCTCCCTCGTCGAGGGCGACATTCTCCTGTACATTCCCGTGGAGGGGGGGGTGAATCTGAAGGCCCTGCTGTCCGAACTGCACCCTCACGAGGGGCTTGCCATCCTTCGTGAGGACATGCTCCTGCGAGATGCGGGACGATGTTTCTCCGTGTATGATCTCCCTGGACGTTTCAACCTTCAAGCTCTGCTTTGGCGGCCTCCCAGAGGGAGTCGAGTTCCTCTGGTGAGCTTTTCTGAAATGAGATCCCTTTTTCCTTGAGCATCCTCTCCATCGACTCCAGTCTGGAGAAAATACTCTCAAGGGTTGACAGTAAGGCTTCGGATGGGTGAATGTCGAGTTTTCGTGAGAGATTGAGAACAGAGAAGAGAAGGTCTCCAACCTCTTTCTTCAGACTCTCTCTGTCATGAGGTGCTTTTTCGAGAACGGTCTCGATCTCATTGATCTCCTCTTTTGTTTTTTCCAGGGGTCCGGTGTAGGTAGGCCAATCGAAGTTGTACTCGGCAAGAATCTTCTGCAAAAGGTACGCAGCATCAAAAGGGGGAATGCCGGAGAGATGTTCTTTGACGTGGGAAGTGGAGAGGGGAGGAAGTTCATCCGGTGAGACCGAGGAGGGAGGCTTGTGTTCCTTACGTTTTTCGCTGTTCCAGTTCTCGAGAGCTTCTTCGGCATTGGCGGCTTTCGCTTCCCCGAAGACGTGTGAATGACGAGAATAGAGTTTCTGGATCACTCTATACAAGACCTCTTCGGAGGAGAAGTATCCCAGATCCTCTGCGATGATCATGAACATCAGGGCGTTGAGATAGACGTCTCCGATTTCCTCTTCGACTTCTTCCGTGCGTTCGGCAAAGAGAGCGGTCCAGAGTTCATATACTTCTTCCAGGAGATTCGGGAGCACGGAGATGAGGGTTTGTGTGCGATCCCAGGGGCAACCTTCGGGACTCCTGAGAAACTTTATGATGTCGTATAATAAAGAAGACAGTTCCTCGCGAGATGCGAGAGGTGCTCCTTCCTGGAGGGGGATGGCAAGAATTTCCTTTACGATGGCTTCCTTGGTCTTCCGGGGTTCGTTCTTCATACACCCTCCGATGCTATTCGTTCAAGTAGACAGAATATATATTATCAGAAGTCTTCCTTGTGGAGTATCTGCCGACTCGCATGGTATATGAGCAGAGCCACCCCCGCACCTCCCAGGATGAAGATGATGGGATGTATGCGTCCGGAGACCGCGGTGAAGACCACATGGAGGGTCCCTCCTCCAATGCTCCCGATGAAGGCGACGAGGAAGGACCACCATATGCGGACCTCGTGAGACCTCATGACTTTTTTCAAGTGAAGGAAGTAGTAGGCCCATGTGAGGATCGCTGCTCCCGAAAGGTGTGTGAGAAGCATTTTCGTATGATAGAAAAGAATTTCGCTCATCATTGGACTTCCACTTTTATGGGATAGAGGACCCTTGCGGCACTGTAGAGATTGTTCAGTTCGTCGTCCACTCCGAAACACACGGCGACGAATACGAGATAGACATGCGTTCCTGAATTGGGGACGTCGATGTCGTCCCTGTCTGCAGAGGAGAATGGTTCGTCGTTTTCGACGGTGCGTATGATGGTGGAGGTCTTCGTCTCTTTTCCGGTTACATCGAACCTGCTGATACCATTGCTGGTGTCCACTGTGATGGTGACGGTGTATGTGCCATCGGGGTATCCAAAGGGGATGAGAGGAAGCTCTTCAGAGCCTTCAGCATAGACGCGTCGGTACCCTTTGCTCGTGAGCGAGGAGACGGGGTTGTACAGGATATCCTCTATGTCCTCTTTGTCGGATGTGAATGAAGCGTCGTCGACAAAGAACGTCTGTCGATCGGAGATGTCGCTCGCGTAGAATTTGTAGTAGAGTTCCACACCCTTGAAATAGGCTTCATATACGCTGTTCTCTCCGTCATACCTGAAACCCGTTTTGGTGTCTTCTCCTGGATAGAGAAGGTGTCCGCTCTCTATGGGATTAAGGATCACGCCTGTCTCAAGCCCACATCCGGCGTATACGCCGAGCAGGAACAACAGGAGTGTCCACTCCCCTGCTCTCCTCCTTTTTTTCCCTCGTTCGGGGGGAGATGCCTTCCTAGCTATCGTCTCGTACGTCGATGAGTTCATAGATGAGTACCGGTTTGTTCTTCCCTTTCACCCTGATATTGTCGAGTTCTCGTACGATTACTTTGTCCTTTACGAGGCTGTAGGTGTATTCGCTTATGATGATATTCGTCATATAGGTTTTGTTCGTACCCTCGAGGCGTGCTCCGAGATTCACGTTATCGCCCATGAGTGTATAGTTCATCCGTCCAGGGGAACCCATGTTGCCCACCGTCATGATCCCCGAGTTGATTCCTATCCCGATGTTGAGTCGTTTTTCGGGAGGCCATTTCGCGTTGAGTTCCTCCAAGGCTTTCATCTGCCTGATGGCACATATGCAGGCCCTGAGGGCATGATCTTCCTGCGGGATCGGGGCCCCCCAGAAACACATGATCTCGTCTCCTACGTATTTGTCGAGCGTTCCTTCGAGGTCCAGGATGATGTCGGTCATCACCGTGAGATATTCGTTCAGGTGATTTACGAGCTCCTGAGGGGTCATGGTCTCAGAGAGCGTGGTGAACCCTCTGATATCGGAGAAGAAGACGGTGAGTTCCTTGTCTACTCCCCCCAGTTCCGGGAGGGATTCCATGTCTATGAGTTGATCCACGACACGGGGGCTCACGTATTTTGAAAACATCTCTCTTATCCGTCGCTTATCACGCTCCTCGGTCATCACACGATATACGACGATTGCAAAAAAGGTGAAGAGCCCTGCGGTACCCGTGGAGGAGAACGGGACGAGTACGCCGGACAGATCGAATGCCACGGTGATCGCAAGGAACAGGACGAGGAGGAACAAAACGGTGAGTATCGCTGAAAGGAGGATCGATTTCCGGCTGCTGAGGAAGGCGATGAAATATATGATTCCGAGGAGAAAGACGATGTCCGCCCACCAGGGAATGGGTACGATGAACTGACTCATGAGTATGGTGTTCAGGGCGTTTGCATGGATTTCCACTCCATACATCAATCCCAGCGGAGTGGGCTTCTCATCGGCCGCCATCCCTTTTGCGAAGGGCCCCACCATGATGATCTTATTCGGAGCTATCGCCCGCGGGCCTTTTGAAGGATCTTCCGGTAAGGCACCTTTGACGTACCCCACATAGGGGCGGACCGGGAATGTCTGGTATCCATCTGAAGAGGACGGGGGACCCATGTAGTTTATGATCATATTGCCCCATTCATCTATGGGGATCCGAAGTTCGTGGATCGTCTTCTCCTCCGCGGGTTTCACGATCCGGCCGTTCTCGTCCGTCTCCGCAGGACGCGCTACGATGGTATAGGGCTCCCACTCCCCTGTCTTCGGATTGTACTTCTGAGGATCAGGTATCCTGATGTATTCGCCGAGTACCACTTCCACATCCGAGGGCCGTTTGTGCATGTACTCGAGGGCGAGTGAGAGGGTGATCGCCGGCAGGAAATAGTCCCTGTAGTATCTTACCACGAAGAATTCTCCGTCGATGGTGCCGTCTCCATCCAGATCTATTTCCTTGGGCGGGGCCTTTTTCTCCATCTCCACCTGCAATTTCTGCAGAATCTCCTCAGTGAGAGGATAAGGGATGGGATGTTCCCTCCCCTCCGTATCCACCCACGCGAGACGTTCGAATTTGGACCTGTCGATCGAGAAATCCGTGGTGAGTTCTGGGAGGGGGATGAGCCTCACCAGCCGGCTCTGCTTGGCTATGAGCGGCTGGCGACGAAACACTTTGTCATAGTCTTCCACGAAATTCGCATGACCGTATCCTTTTGCGGCTTTGCCATACGGGATGAGAGGTGGTTGAAGCCCGTAGAAGGCAGGGATGGATTCCCAGTCTCCCTCGATCCGTGTGATCAGCCCGTATTCCTCGAAAAGTGTCTCCTGCCGTCTGTGGAGGACCTCCTCATAGGCAGGAGGCGGAGGATTGAGTTCAAGCACGGTGTCGAGGAAGACGCGGCCGTTCTCTTCGATGCTCTTTACGAGGAGGGCGTCGTTGAAGGCCTCTTCCTGCGGCTCTACAAAGAAGATGTCGAGGAACACCGCCCGTTCCCTCTGTTGCTGATCCCTGATACGAGCGAATCTGCTCACCAGTTTCGCATGGACGGATCTGTCGAAAGGCCACCTGCCGATGTCACTCAAGGTTCGGAAATCGATTCCTATGATGAGTATGTCGGGGGATATGTTGGGATTCTGGGCGCGGACCTCTACTCCCTCTTTTATCTTCCGGGAGGTGGTCAAAGTCTTGAGCTTGAAATGGGTATCGAGTACCTTGAGTTCCCATCGGTCGAAGATCGCCGTGGTCTCTTTGAGGAGGAGGAAGAGGAGGAAAATCCCTGTGGCGATAAGAAAGCCGGCACATCCTGTTTTGATCCGTTTCATCCTCTTCCTCCTTCCGTGGTTTTGGGTGTTATTCCTGGAGTTGGAGGAATATCATTCTGTCACGTGCGAGATGACTCCACTGGGATGAGGGATAGTCCTCCAAGAGCTGAGTATAGATCTGTCGGGCTCCCTCTCTGTCTCCGGAGGACTCCTTGAGCCTTCCGAGCGAGAAGAGGGCCCGCGGTTTCAGGACGGAGAAACCGGCTTCGATCACTTTCTCATAACGCGTCGTGGCGCCGCTTGTATCGCCGAGGTTTTCTCGTGCTGCCGCGGCGTCGAGGAGTGCGACTGCAGCAAGATAACTGCGGGGGAATTCCTTTGCAAGACGATCGAACCAGATCGAAGCGTCATCCCAGTCTTCTTGCCAGAAGGCGAGGTGTCCAAGGAGGTACATCGCGCGTTGGGAG includes these proteins:
- a CDS encoding TIGR03936 family radical SAM-associated protein, with amino-acid sequence MGYAFDRLRKALHSVRQPGRYVGGEYGAITEEFSPDDLTIAICFPDLYEIGMSNTAIYYLYDLLNRIPGVHCERVFAPAPDFERSLSDHGLLLYGLETRTPLREFDIVAISVGYELGFTNIATILRAGGVAVEGARRSLAGDPVILMGGPGATNPLPFASLVDAVFIGEFEAIYPDLLYRLRDEKRKGGDRDAILQVLGEDPHVWMPGKQKAKRAIWMGFGEPRIYSYRPVPNIPAVQDHAVVEIMRGCPQGCRFCHAGIFYRPQRVKSPSAIHEEVRHLHENLGYREITLASLSSGDYPGIFDLVRSLNREFAGRHLSFSLPSLKVSTFALELLEEIGKGKKSGLTFAVETPYPEGQRGLNKEVELEKVISILQRAKEKGWRLAKFYFMVGLPYSIEDEREAERIVEYIETISRATRISIHMNIGTFVPKPHTPFQWAPQLSYEEAKRRIFQVRDRLKRYKWVKVGFHNPLQSVLEGLLSRGDERVGALFLEAWERGARFEAWDEYLNEELWMSLLEREKQLVEEVLRGRPESGELPWGCVDLGVSRHFLKREWKRAQKGEMTAPCDVPCDHACGVCSRKVHLKHTPEEPLQPSSNARVSSTEDIGIASTYKPHHSDDLEEVLIFFEKKGGLSYVPHRAMLGVFERSFIRAGMRIEYSRGFSPHPRMEFLRPLPVAVSSLCEVVRLRAALSTLPDHGTLADSFPPGIDVWGIVKKNFSGSLTPLYAGELYRLSGIDHKQLEHVLEKIQHAERGASSPEVLPEFSLVEGDILLYIPVEGGVNLKALLSELHPHEGLAILREDMLLRDAGRCFSVYDLPGRFNLQALLWRPPRGSRVPLVSFSEMRSLFP
- a CDS encoding adenylate/guanylate cyclase domain-containing protein; this encodes MKRIKTGCAGFLIATGIFLLFLLLKETTAIFDRWELKVLDTHFKLKTLTTSRKIKEGVEVRAQNPNISPDILIIGIDFRTLSDIGRWPFDRSVHAKLVSRFARIRDQQQRERAVFLDIFFVEPQEEAFNDALLVKSIEENGRVFLDTVLELNPPPPAYEEVLHRRQETLFEEYGLITRIEGDWESIPAFYGLQPPLIPYGKAAKGYGHANFVEDYDKVFRRQPLIAKQSRLVRLIPLPELTTDFSIDRSKFERLAWVDTEGREHPIPYPLTEEILQKLQVEMEKKAPPKEIDLDGDGTIDGEFFVVRYYRDYFLPAITLSLALEYMHKRPSDVEVVLGEYIRIPDPQKYNPKTGEWEPYTIVARPAETDENGRIVKPAEEKTIHELRIPIDEWGNMIINYMGPPSSSDGYQTFPVRPYVGYVKGALPEDPSKGPRAIAPNKIIMVGPFAKGMAADEKPTPLGLMYGVEIHANALNTILMSQFIVPIPWWADIVFLLGIIYFIAFLSSRKSILLSAILTVLFLLVLFLAITVAFDLSGVLVPFSSTGTAGLFTFFAIVVYRVMTEERDKRRIREMFSKYVSPRVVDQLIDMESLPELGGVDKELTVFFSDIRGFTTLSETMTPQELVNHLNEYLTVMTDIILDLEGTLDKYVGDEIMCFWGAPIPQEDHALRACICAIRQMKALEELNAKWPPEKRLNIGIGINSGIMTVGNMGSPGRMNYTLMGDNVNLGARLEGTNKTYMTNIIISEYTYSLVKDKVIVRELDNIRVKGKNKPVLIYELIDVRDDS
- the rodA gene encoding rod shape-determining protein RodA — its product is MRRLIKGQWAYTDWVLLVTVQILVCIGILFIYSSGITSTGERYNDEYIRQIVWAVSGIGLLLVFSMLDYQIYKNLAFVIFLSLLFLLVLTLFIGKSVKGAQAWLGIGDLGIQPSEFMKVATILVLAHFLEERAGEVTSLKVFGQAFLIVMIPVVVILLQPDFGTAMVYIPIFLTMSFVAGTPIRYIVFWGLVGVLSLFWTVFPWMVEIFHLSPLYAEIFAGSLSPFILLGTGVVLLLLLAGYFITKSRAFYWGSFFCALLLIPLVLSFPVRGFLKEYQIMRLIVFLDPYVDARGAGWNIIQSLTAIGSGGIWGKGFLQGTQSHYQYLPQQSTDFIFSILAEEWGFVGAVGLFFLYLVILVRIFRTAVLAPDVFGRLIAAGIGGMFLFHFMVNVGMTLGIMPITGIPLFLVSYGGSSLWTALISVGMVLNIYRNRYTA
- a CDS encoding tetratricopeptide repeat protein, producing the protein MPPVVQEREVSTTPRVERFFSRFRWVILGTLLLVIAVLTGFFTYQQREAALLDKGTYEVEQLEERFARLQTSDREQVGDEEVLSLEEDLKGVVDTYGKAYPSQRAMYLLGHLAFWQEDWDDASIWFDRLAKEFPRSYLAAVALLDAAAARENLGDTSGATTRYEKVIEAGFSVLKPRALFSLGRLKESSGDREGARQIYTQLLEDYPSSQWSHLARDRMIFLQLQE
- the mazG gene encoding nucleoside triphosphate pyrophosphohydrolase; its protein translation is MKNEPRKTKEAIVKEILAIPLQEGAPLASREELSSLLYDIIKFLRSPEGCPWDRTQTLISVLPNLLEEVYELWTALFAERTEEVEEEIGDVYLNALMFMIIAEDLGYFSSEEVLYRVIQKLYSRHSHVFGEAKAANAEEALENWNSEKRKEHKPPSSVSPDELPPLSTSHVKEHLSGIPPFDAAYLLQKILAEYNFDWPTYTGPLEKTKEEINEIETVLEKAPHDRESLKKEVGDLLFSVLNLSRKLDIHPSEALLSTLESIFSRLESMERMLKEKGISFQKSSPEELDSLWEAAKAELEG